The region gatgggatttctggtgttgttctccttctgctgttttggcgcaaattttacattttgagtttgagatttgaagcctagtgtgtgcagctgggagggctgatcagaacacaggacagttggagggcaccgatcgtctacagggggctgagggaagccccaggtgagttaatctcattttcttTGGTTGCCtttcggttcactttaagttttacacagtcatatcaattcCACATGTGACAGTCTATTTCAGACATTTagttctcatcagtacatagcagtgattgatatggctgtatgagatagggcttggaccagtacaacagagtaaccaaccagctcagggtgacccaagctactaagaatgtataggaggataaaagagaccaaaaagccctcctactaaaaaaagcaaagcttggtgtaattttccttcttaaaagagaagcaaatctgcaataattcagctataagtgaacatttgtggttacccacaatgcactgctactgaatatgcaaatgacccctctttgcccttggtttgatatgacactacttcttcttcttccttggaccagccccttcttcttgcttggaccggccctgggggcagggcactacttcttcttcttgcttgaaggttgaggcacttactctattatatatatagatgggggAGTTCTCAGTTCAAAGATTGTTTCTGTTTTCCCTCAGGCTCTCAGGCGGACATCAGCACTGAGCAGGTCACTGATGCATTCTGGAAATACGTCACTCAGCTGACCGATGACACCAAAGATACTGTAGACCAAATCCAGCAGTCTGATATCAGCAAACAGCTAAAGTAAGTGAGCTCTGAGAAAGACTATCCTAGATTAATAGTACTAAACACTAGAGTACTTAGTATGTAAGATGAATACACTCTACAAGTTATCAGGAATTTAGCATGTCCTGCAACTACTCATAACAGTGAGGAAGGCAAATATGCTCTACATATTCCAGCTCACTATGACTGAAGTTTGATGTTATTCTGGAAAATGTTTTCTTCTTTATTTAAAATGTTCTTCTGTTGATCATAGTGTTCCTCAAATAAAGACAGCTGTACTACATGTAAAATTCTATTTAAATTGACTGTGGTAAAGATTGGTCACAACAAGTAGTGATTTGATTGTACAAATATTATGCCGAtgctgtcacaacctctgcaacccctattactaCACCCCTGGCTGTTTTTACTGTAATTGTGTTACGGTAAAGGGGCTGAGTGAGGTTGCAACAATATTatcaacagagaaaaaaaaatcctttgttgTTTAAACTGCCCTGTTTTCCCATGTGTACTGCAGCACCACTTTTTTCCCTCACAAATTTCACAGTGGCGCAGGGTATTTACCCGATCCAGACACAGGACTGGCtttcctcttccaccaccagaatcctctcctcttccaccacagTGGTGCTGTAATGCGGACATCACctctgggtcctgatcacatgatatggcaTGTGATTGGGACCTGAAGCAGGATGTTAGCATTACAGAGCtgatctcctcttccaccactgagtgGCACTGTAATGCAGGCATTCTCCTCCGGGTCCTGATCTCTAGCTATGCTTATGGCAGGAGCTGCGGCAGAATCAGAAATGGCCATGGCTcccagtggaaataagccctaagggcccgtttccactagcgcagaaaccgggcagagtttccccgcaggcaaatcgctcggggaaacgctgccattggaaataatggcgccgccggccgaatcgcttgccctaTCGATTTGGCTaacattgccatcagttttcgtgcgggaggcagcgaatcccatagccgtgcatggcacggcttctgggattcgtctgcgtacccacagacccggaagtgccgccacgcgtcttgcagccgcttgcggtggctagcggaaatgggcccttagagtttACAGCAATGCAACCCAACTTGTCAGTAATAAGAATTCATGCAtaaaattagagttgggccgaacggttcgcctgcgaacggttccatgcgaacttccgtggttcgcgttcgcgtcccgcaggcgaacgtttgcggaagttcggttcgccccataatgcaccatggagggtcaactttgaccctctacatcacagtcagcatgcccagtgtagccaattaggctacactagcccctggagccccaccccccttatataaggcaggcagcggcggccattacggtcactcgtgtgcctgcattagtgagagtagggcgagctgctgcagactgtctctcatagggaaagattagttaggcttagcttgttcctggctgcatacctgttctgtgaacccaccactgcatacctgtactgtgaacccaccactgcatacctgttcagtgaacccaccactgcatacctgttcagtgaacccaccactgcatacctgttcagtgaacccaccactgcatacctgttctgtgaacccaccactgcatacctgttctgtgaacccaccactgcatacctgttgtgttcagtgaacccaccactgcatacctgttctgttcagtggacccgccactgtatacctgttcagtgaacccgccactgcatacctgttgtgttcagtgaacctgccactgcatacctgttgtgttcagtgaacctgccactgcatacctgttctgtgaacccaccactgcatacctgtactgtgaacccaccactgcatacctgtactgtgaacccaccactgcatacctgttcagtgaacccaccactgcatacctgttctgtgaacccaccactgcatacctgttctgtgaacccaccactgcatacctgttcagtgaacccaccactgcatacctgttgtgttcagtgaacctgccactgcatacctgttctgttcagcggacccgccactgtatacctgttcagtgaacccgccactgcatacctgttgtgttcagtgaacctgccactgcatacctgttctgtgaacccgccactgcatacctgttctgtgaacccaccactgcatacctgtactgtgaacccaccactgcatacctgttcagtgaacccaccactgcatacctgttcagtgaacccaccactgcatacctgttctgtgaacccaccactgcatacttgttgtgttcagtgaacccgccactgcatacctgttctgttcagtggacccgccactgtatacctgttcagtgaacccgccactgcatacctgttgtgttcagtgaacctgccactgcatacctgttctgttcagtggacccgtcactgtatacctgttcagtgaacccgccactgcatacctgttgtgttcagtgaacctgccactgcatacctgttctgtgaacccgccactgcatacctgttctgttcagtggacccgccactgtatacctgttctgttcagtgaacccgccactgtatacctgttcagtgaacccgccactgcatacctgttgtgttcagtgaacccgccactgtatacctgttctgtcattcagctacatcagccaggcgaccatatgggctgtaaagccaccaaaacctgcactctcgccatggtgcgcaccagtccagcacggccgtcactacacaaacagctgtttgcagtgcgttacacggtgagtttggtgtgtcagtgtgaagcagtaccttaattacactacctgattgatgtatacacatgcaagatgttttaaagcactttaggcctgagcTGCGGCAGAATCAGAAATGGCCATGGCTcccagtggaaataagccctaagggcccgtttccactagcgcagaaaccgggcagagtttccccgcaggcaaatcgctcggggaaacgctgccataggaaataatggcgccgccggccgaatcgcttgccctaTCGATTTGGCcaacattgccatcagttttcgtgcgggaggcagcgaatcccatagccgtgcatggcacggcttctgggattcgtctgcgtatccacagacccggaagtgccgccacgcgtcttgcagccgcttgcggtggctagcggaaatgggcccttagagtttACAGCAATGCAACCCAACTTGTCAGTAATAAGAATTCATGCAtaaaattagagttgggccgaacggttcgcctgcgaacggttccatgcgaacttccgtggttcgcgttcgcgtcccgcaggcgaacgtttgcggaagttcggttcgccccataatgcaccatggagggtcaactttgaccctctacatcacagtcagcaggcccagtgtagccaattaggctacactagcccctggagccccaccccccttatataaggcaggcagcggcggccattacggtcactcgtgtgcctgcattagtgagagtagggcgagctgctgcagactgtctctcatagggaaagattagttaggcttagcttgttcctggctgcatacctgttctgtgaacccaccactgcatacctgtactgtgaacccaccactgcatacctgttcagtgaacccaccactgcatacctgttcagtgaacccaccactgcatacctgttctgtgaacccaccactgcatacctgttctgtgaacccaccactgcatacctgttgtgttcagtgaacccaccactgcatacctgttctgttcagtggacccgccactgtatacctgttcagtgaacccgccactgcatacctgttgtgttcagtgaacctgccactacatacctgttctgtgaacccaccactgcatacctgttctgtgaacccaccactgcatacctgtactgtgaacccaccactgcatacctgttcagtgaacccaccactgcatacctgttcagtgaacccaccactgcatacctgttctgtgaacccaccactgcatacctgttcagtgaacccaccactgcatacctgttgtgttcagtgaacccgccactgcatacctgttctgttcagcggaaccgccactgtatacctgttcagtgaacccgccactgcatacctgttgtgttcagtgaacctgccactgcatacctgttctgtgaacccgccactgcatacctgttctgtgaacccaccactgcatacctgtactgtgaacccaccactgcatacctgttcagtgaacccaccactgcatacctgttcagtgaacccaccactgaatacctgttcagtgaacctgccactgcataccttttctgtgaacccaccactgcatacctgttctgtgaacccaccactgcatacttgttgtgttcagtgaacccgccactgcatacctgttctgttcagtggacccgccactgtatacctgttcagtgaacccgccactgcatacctgttgtgttcagtgaacctgccactgcatacctgttctgttcagtggacccgccactgtatacctgttcagtgaacccgccactgcatacctgttgtgttcagtgaacctgccactgcatacctgttctgtgaacccgccactgcatacctgttctgttcagtggacccgccactgtatacctgttctgttcagtgaacccgccactgtatacctgttcagtgaacccgccactgcatacctgttgtgttcagtgaacccgccactgtatacctgttctgtcattcagctacatcagccaggcgaccatatgggctgtaaagccaccaaaacctgcactctcgccatggtgcgcaccagtccagcacggccgtcactacacaaacagctgtttgtggtgcgttacacggtgagtttggtgtgtcagtgtgaagcagtaccttaattacactacctgattgatgtatacacatgcaagatgttttaaagcactttaggcctgtcatttagcattcaatgtgatttctgcccttaaaacgctgctttgcgtcaaatccagatttttcccggggacttttggcgtgtatcccactccgccatgcccccctccaggtgttagaccccttgaaacatcttttccatcacttttgtggccagcagaatttttttttccaaagttcgcctccccattgaagtctattgcggttcgcgaacttttccgcgaaccgaacgttccgtggaagttcgcgaacctaaaatcggaggttcggcccaactctacataaAATAGCTGATAAATTAAACAATGAAAAAGAAGCCTTGAATGTGGTATCTGATTGTGATCTTCTCTTCCACAGTGTTTTAATTGAAGAAAACCTAAAAAGTGTGAACCTGCATGCTGGAGAATTACAGAGCCAAATAATTCCCTTTGCCAAGCAGATACATGATCAGCTCACACAGGATTCTGAAACGCTCCGGGAACAGATTAAGCAGGAGCTGGACAGGCTGAAGGAGAAACTCTCCCCATATGCAGATGAGTTGCACAAGCAGCTGAATAGAAATGTTGAGGAACTCCAGGTAAAAATGGCCCCATATGCAGAGGAGTTCAAGACCCAGCTAGACCAAAACGCCCAACTATTTAACCAACAACTAAAGTCTGTAACTAAGGACCTGGAAGCAAGGCTCAAAGAAAATGCAAACCAACTACAGTCATCTCTGACCTCATACTCTCAAGAATTTCAGGTCAAGATAGATGAGAATATGGATGAGCTGAGTAAGCAGATGGCACCCATCACTGAGAAAGTAAGAGAGAACATTGATCTGCAACTTCAAGAGTTACATAATAGCCTGACTCCCTATGCAGAAGACGTGCAAGAAGAGCTCAGAAACCAGATCAAGACCCTGGAGTTCCAGATGAGGAAGAACGTGGAACAGCTGGAGAGCAAAGTTCTAGAGCTCACAGTACAGCTGAAAGAAGAACTCCACCCTTATGCAGATGAGATAAGAAGCAAGATTAGTGGTGATATGGCAAATGTCAAAGTTGCACTGGAACCTTACCTAACCCAAGTTAACCAGCAGATCGATCAAAGAATTATGCAATTCAAAGATACTGCTTCCCCTGAACTGCAAGCCCTAAATAAGGCCCTGGCACAGAGAGTGGAGGACATGAAGCAGAAGCTGGGAGAGTACAGTGTAACTGTGCAAGATCAAGTGGAATACCTTGAGAAAGATGTGCGAGAAAAGGTCCAAGAGTTTATTAACAAGGGCATTTCTGCTgataactgagactttatttcacATGCTTGATGCCTGATGAATGTTAAAATCTGGTGCACTGGCACAGCACAGCACGTAAATGCTGCTAGCAATTAAAATGAGGAGCCTAtaaatattgtgttttttttttttattcagttgcttaaagagacactgaagcgagaaaaaaaaatatgatatagtgaattggttgtgtactatgaataattactagaagattagcagcaaagaaaatattctcatacttttattttcaggtatatagtgtttctaacattgcatcattctataatatgtgcagattacacaacactcagcattcaaaatgagtctttcagagcagtctgtgaagtaatgacctctcctctagcagaggaaaagtaaatagtccaggaacagttgagataataaaagtcagataatagccctctccacgactaacttagtcggagagcttaatggcttgtttgcatagagataactggagtttctcaactcttcctgtactggaaacaattacactggtgtatctgatcttaatgttttatttcttagctgtgctacacatacaaatcataatatcatcatttttttttcgcttcagtgtctctttaacactcaGCAAAACGTGTTGCATGTGCTTAAAGGCCTCATACAAAAATCTTAACATTATTTATTATAATTGTTAACTGTGACAGTGGCTGGAGAGcggaatggttaagggctctgcctctgacataggtgcaaatctcggctcttcctattcagtacaccagcacctattcagtaaggagttctctgggcaagactccctaacactgctactgcctactgagtgcactctagtgatGCGTACAAGAGCATTTGCTGCTGGGAGACTtaagcgcaggatacagccggtatggcttatcctgctgctgcacaagttcccagcgacgttaattactattccccctctaggtcgatgtggatagtggggaatgatgtaattcaggtTCCAGCTATTGCcagtggccgaattacagtgttctaaaagtaacttcagctccgtcttctgacggcgccgacgttacttcctgtgcaccgctatagccattattcctattacggtctatggttgtgcccaagtctcctgcgctggaatgccaGTGTtcgctagtggctgcctcgcaaatgctttgagtctgacaggagaaaagcgctatacaaaaaaaggaattattattatgacACTAAATTGTTCCTCCTCAAATATGGTATAAATAAAACTTTGAGAGCCACTACTAGTAATGCCAAATAAAGTTGTAAGTAAATTACCAGCAGCTCTAACCTTATGTAGGAATGCTGGATTCTGAACATAGGGATGATCACGGGGGCGTagtagttagcgctctcgccctgcagcactgggtccctggtttaatCCCAGcccgggcactatctgcacagagtttgcatgtcttccccgtgtttgtgtgggcactctggtttccttccacatcccaaaacagatacattaattggcttccctctaaattggtcctagactacaatacatacactacacaatacatatatagacatatgactatggtagggattagattgtgagcccctctgggggacCGGAATAGGAAAAAAGGGTACCGCCATAGTTGCCCATTGTAATTGCtgcaatttgtggcaaagaagggaaatttgggcgcccgctaTGCAATGCTGCCATTTGCTTCGGCACCCGCAATCTTATTAGGCaccaaaatgtatctttattccTGCAAATCGCAGAtttgcagcgggggggggggggggggggcaggttaaggctgggggggggtggttaagtgTTAGTGACTAAGTGGGGAGTTAAGTGttagtcactaactggggggggggggttaagggctaggcatcagtagagggaggtcttcgggttaggcatcagtaaagggCGGTCTAAGGttaaggcatcagtagagggagggaccATGAGCAGTGGCAGtaaaaggaaatctggacttacctggggcttcctccagcccccgtagcccgcaaggtccccccGCATCCTCTTTGTCCTTTCCATGGTCCTGCTGTCGGCTCCGGTAAACCGCCGACTTCAGCTAAAGTTGCATTTGTGCCCCCCCTGGGCACACCTGGcctggttaggcatcagtagggggaggtcttaggtttaggcatcggaagagggagggttctgtgtgagagtagggttaggttaagacatagtaaaagacatagtaaaatatcggtaaaggttattgatattttactattggaactaagtagtagaatatcagtaattttaccaatattctactagctgtAATCCCCTAAATCCTTTTTcccaggtgccttttttacatgaaggcctgagggacagttaagtgacaagagtcacaagacaatataatctgtacatcactgtggaagatgtccgctctatataaatactaaataataataataataataatgattattcTAGATTGTTGGTGAAAATCTAGAGTCAGACCTTTGTTGCCCTCTTCCCCTCACCATAGAACAGAACAGACTACTCAGCTGTAGCCAAGCAGTATATCTGCAAAGCACTTGGGTGTAAACACTCAGTCAGAAGGATAACcaatcaggggcatagcaatagggggtgcagaggttgcgaccgcatcggggccctcgggccagaggagccccgaggggccctccttcaacttcagtattagttctctattggtcctgtgctcataataatgccttctatagatgctttgaatagtggtaatcattaacaaagtgctccccatccccttcttcttgcatctctgacactgtagttgccattggcagtttttggtgcaccttatcaattgttatgtatagagtgctcggggggccccattgtaaaacttgcaacagggcccacagctccttagctaatagctacaccactgtaacCAATGAATGATCCATTCCTTCAGCTTCTGTACCAGGGTTCTCCTTTTATAAACAAGGAACATCTAGAATTTTTCCTTTCATCTTCATAGTATCACTTTGGACATTGAATTTTGCTCAGTAAAATGCAACTTAGTAATGCACATTTTGTCTTTATTCCACCTATAATATTTAGGTACGGTATTGCtatttttgaaaaaacaaaaaaaacaaacaaaccacacAACAAACTGTAAGAGTCATAAAACACGCTTACATTCTAGACTACATATCACAATGTCAATGTcatgtaaatacagtatatatatatatatatatatatatatatatatatatatatatatatatatatatatatatatatatatatatatataatttaattgTAAATGAGCATGTCCATGCCAAAAACACATGCAATATGAAATAGAGGCACTATGCAAAAAGGGTGCAGGATACATCCAAATTCCAtattttacaataataagtaTAAAAATATTGGTTTACTAATAAATTTCATTTTAAATTATCACTTTATCTGGTTTAAATTCATTTTTAACGATTGTTGTTATTCCAGAGACACATCGTTTATGTTTAATCGTTTGTATGTCTGACATTTAGCAGCAACTATTAATAACatattacaataaaaatacatgtaaaggaTAAGTTAAATGGTACAAAACATTAGTTATAATCTTAATCATATCGTTTTGTTTCAGAAAAATTTTAGtggctgattttttttaagtCTAATATCATACCTTTCCATCAATAAAACAGTATATAAGTGTTACTGGTTCAGGTGATTGAAAAAAACAGTTACAGTTTCAACCTGTCACTTGTCTGATGACCTCAGTCTAGCACAGgcttgggcaaacttggccctccagctgttaaggaactacaagtcccacaatgcattgcaggagtctgacagccacagtcatgactcataaaggcaaatgcattgtgggacttgtagttcgcaACAGcttgagggccgagtttgcccatgcctggtctagcatgtgtacagtgcttaaagggaccctgagcagtagaaaaaaactgaaatc is a window of Hyperolius riggenbachi isolate aHypRig1 chromosome 6, aHypRig1.pri, whole genome shotgun sequence DNA encoding:
- the LOC137522754 gene encoding apolipoprotein A-IV-like, whose product is MWVKVATLALFVCAITGSQADISTEQVTDAFWKYVTQLTDDTKDTVDQIQQSDISKQLNVLIEENLKSVNLHAGELQSQIIPFAKQIHDQLTQDSETLREQIKQELDRLKEKLSPYADELHKQLNRNVEELQVKMAPYAEEFKTQLDQNAQLFNQQLKSVTKDLEARLKENANQLQSSLTSYSQEFQVKIDENMDELSKQMAPITEKVRENIDLQLQELHNSLTPYAEDVQEELRNQIKTLEFQMRKNVEQLESKVLELTVQLKEELHPYADEIRSKISGDMANVKVALEPYLTQVNQQIDQRIMQFKDTASPELQALNKALAQRVEDMKQKLGEYSVTVQDQVEYLEKDVREKVQEFINKGISADN